One region of Ahniella affigens genomic DNA includes:
- a CDS encoding AAA family ATPase: MNWQSLLELERWSAPRNGQYWALLEQLANVLSDVFLDVSEPLEDLDGMVELATGDMGGHRYVLLGNADGQILVISVGDTIQIQSRHSLQEFDSSKDEIKNILVDSRRYSRERDVYICTRRWEGSKAPEHRYWRASFWHADDRFYLNPIQEMDLDRRDAWVPVPAPGDETKRPPRACFDVPIQNARDDDLSLPDIDIGDALLAAGISGVARYATGRLSWDKENLAFGPEPPKAMALDRNGEALVVASAQGQLCVYRKNQPARVHALDAGVAVLGCWQYEQQLEVVLACRDGSLRHLREVPEARLRQLWNQQVESALDDFKTGEDWRCWLQDDSEPEVPKLKSLLWLHASFLHPHLLMELEQFLRQPSQDRPGTRFGQELARLLQEDPNRADHVLKLYQSAGLAVREQLDRMRPSSSEDLANRLLRNAWEAAEDSNVGYSQAAAIGNLTTRPFLHEATWRGVASSVAGVHDGAQQRWLLATSCGLLCLESLSGTIPTKEQRRNKLPAAAIRPRSVGEEAPFKAPHWLRGLNTLSNAALIGHESGVSLLDLQPDGSWVTLDWAPDHGDAQALYGFAEAAAQHLDCRRVWLAWQTGIEVLLDCWELTGKGPQHCGRFPLRVPAMTLALLPDSEGQQLVAATRTRELHWMRLREDAFYSQSSQRLDSNAVTLQFAIGAVNGQDQPVLLVGTEAGWVYCFDALKRRVLWTYRAGTSVQSLNCIGAGTALLVGVCSTPHWLTLLDVQGRRSWRHHVGRRPSDLFLMADHEGTLERIGVLHEGGCFSLYRRSDRERYQHRASQLMPTHKELQPGDRLLVGLALAHGDLSVVRASEVKRAEARRLLLAQAASCKHLELSEYFALPLIRCADVAAMARELHPNRTDADVDLLWRQALDLLEDYPKSRQGEMLAEIYALRRRRGQDLNAIEHSFEELSQRFEFKTIEALFLKAADAALQAAQAWWNALPDIDTGFKRLHHLPLAVARQLRILIPASDPLLPALNLLTEAAQHLEKGPAPNLSLGRQIRNSNAERWTRKLPRIDAAQDKTHPYLRTMAAARELQPEQWADVVALLTASAQSPVGNGPLPAALRAPGICQRGPIPEDSVPLAQQEAWITLQLGQRWQLPRDVERGWPAWAVAIESLLRVTEDLYREGLNIQLGRLVARARLRLKARVLRWTGWQLRLELEFIHDGKFVLENPELQLQWYLPGLEDQANSLVLDFAPTRVAPSDPPWRCRLDLTPPRDTRQLFLRLHCFLNGKLIDVSVWQVALDEVAGHVDTDQRSPLLSPPFDLMLLRRIRDATPGAHLLVLDDVLQPKAVLAWLSEQTGAQSFALDAATAKLGPDRLYPKMLDLDAVLRAIEGLDPLDFEQRYSADHVPLASAQGLMLLNFCGLAERLQQPVLQPLRAQILAWLRRIATSKPSARWMIVLPSPLAQQWHVELLKAGIDLIHPAQLHIKTWTDEDWRALSQARLCTPSEARQQVATAGEDLRLLGAGTRLDDLRLYWARAEVAALRPAELLALVALAEAKVRLRLNEIPSGAIAAELVQTEARKHQPKTLATVGEVMGDQRRLRRLQNVSRDLLVFGMDPEQDLDALNAEARALLQLSGFNSNMLNRLAKMGLLHQVGGLHLLRPDLAQLLQHLRAQGKSLRDCAQALGDEDAWWQGIDLSAVAHVRAEDWSQWQPGASASLKLAHASGRIWLGNTETAILVSWIESLTGAALNHPVTDGYALLEQQGLPNSAGIAVSLQRETKQSEKVTIAGRLWLEVRIGPNTLRQTRLPVIDTDHLRSILRSGNPRRAFWASLRSQLNLQLLSPFVHVGAMPPDSPLFVGRRHIREEVAAHLTRRSFLILGSRQAGKTSLLNQLWFEASRRSDVLPALIDSQGRNHPEQLLEPLNRELARFNLTPAPTTDQALDAFVRAAAEMGRMPVLLINEIDGLLQDSPEFLQQLRGRHEHSEMRFIFVGYAPVLWALQAIHGPMYHFTSGTGGHFLLGPLQREESRQLLGWLIKPPLDLEWLDQRHQEAGETLLLEAGYDTPWLLQDLCQALVTQLVARGSGVITLDDVRRMLDQHPPLLNKLESAELRKVLGDSRANEIRETGVWWILLALVNSHYPSDSNWRRLMLMQAPEFTPEDARASCLQVIESLPLTEEERSQLRQWLDRVDFRELLSALTLTMIISAGRRLDAQPYFCFAQNLYPIELLRASSKNRTLEDLLLERTNNLLTQIDKGKIRP; the protein is encoded by the coding sequence ATGAATTGGCAGAGTTTGCTGGAACTAGAACGATGGTCTGCACCGCGGAATGGTCAGTACTGGGCGCTTCTAGAACAACTCGCCAATGTGCTTTCGGACGTTTTTCTGGATGTCTCAGAGCCACTTGAAGACTTGGATGGCATGGTAGAACTGGCCACCGGCGACATGGGCGGCCATCGATATGTTCTGCTCGGCAACGCGGATGGGCAGATCTTGGTGATCAGTGTTGGCGACACGATTCAGATCCAGAGCCGGCACTCGCTGCAGGAGTTTGATTCCAGCAAAGATGAGATTAAGAACATTTTGGTCGACTCCCGACGGTATAGCCGGGAGCGCGATGTGTATATTTGCACCCGTCGCTGGGAGGGCAGCAAAGCACCGGAGCACCGATATTGGCGAGCGTCGTTCTGGCACGCCGACGACCGCTTCTATCTGAATCCTATTCAAGAGATGGATTTGGACAGACGCGATGCTTGGGTGCCGGTGCCAGCCCCTGGCGACGAAACGAAGCGGCCGCCTAGGGCATGTTTCGATGTTCCGATTCAAAACGCGCGAGACGACGATTTATCGCTACCGGATATCGACATAGGCGATGCCTTGCTCGCCGCTGGCATTTCGGGCGTCGCGCGCTATGCAACTGGAAGACTAAGTTGGGACAAGGAGAATCTGGCGTTTGGACCCGAACCCCCCAAGGCGATGGCATTGGATCGAAATGGCGAAGCCTTGGTTGTCGCCTCAGCGCAAGGGCAGTTGTGCGTGTACCGGAAGAACCAGCCCGCACGGGTTCATGCGCTTGATGCTGGCGTCGCAGTGCTGGGTTGTTGGCAATACGAACAACAGCTGGAGGTGGTATTGGCTTGCCGCGACGGCAGTCTGCGCCATTTGCGTGAGGTCCCCGAAGCGCGCCTGCGGCAACTCTGGAATCAGCAAGTTGAGTCCGCTCTCGATGACTTTAAGACTGGCGAAGACTGGCGATGCTGGCTGCAAGACGATTCCGAACCAGAGGTTCCCAAACTCAAGTCACTGCTCTGGTTACATGCGAGCTTTCTGCATCCCCACTTGCTGATGGAGCTTGAACAGTTCCTGAGGCAACCTAGTCAAGACCGTCCCGGCACTCGTTTCGGGCAAGAACTAGCTCGCCTACTGCAAGAGGACCCCAATCGAGCTGACCATGTTCTGAAACTCTATCAGTCGGCTGGTTTGGCTGTGCGGGAACAGCTGGACCGTATGCGCCCATCGTCTAGCGAGGATCTGGCAAATCGGTTGCTGCGGAATGCCTGGGAGGCCGCCGAAGACAGCAATGTCGGCTATTCGCAGGCAGCAGCCATCGGGAACTTGACCACGCGCCCGTTCCTGCATGAGGCGACATGGCGTGGAGTTGCGTCCTCGGTGGCAGGTGTTCATGATGGCGCTCAACAGCGGTGGCTGCTAGCGACCTCGTGTGGCTTGCTTTGCCTGGAGTCGCTGAGTGGCACGATCCCTACAAAGGAACAACGTCGAAACAAGCTGCCAGCGGCGGCGATTCGCCCTCGAAGCGTGGGGGAAGAAGCGCCTTTCAAGGCGCCTCATTGGTTACGCGGCCTAAACACTTTATCCAATGCTGCATTGATCGGGCATGAGTCTGGCGTCAGCTTGCTAGACCTCCAGCCTGACGGGAGCTGGGTGACGCTAGACTGGGCGCCAGATCATGGGGATGCCCAAGCGCTCTATGGTTTTGCAGAAGCAGCAGCCCAACATCTGGACTGCAGGCGAGTCTGGCTGGCTTGGCAAACGGGAATTGAGGTCTTGCTGGATTGCTGGGAGTTGACTGGCAAAGGCCCGCAGCATTGTGGCCGGTTTCCGCTACGCGTCCCGGCAATGACGTTAGCGCTTTTGCCTGATTCCGAGGGACAGCAGCTGGTCGCCGCGACGCGCACGCGGGAGCTGCACTGGATGAGGCTTCGCGAAGACGCTTTCTACTCACAAAGCAGCCAGCGGCTGGATAGCAATGCAGTGACGTTGCAGTTCGCCATTGGCGCAGTTAACGGTCAAGATCAGCCCGTCTTACTGGTTGGAACCGAGGCTGGCTGGGTCTACTGCTTCGACGCGCTCAAGCGAAGGGTCTTGTGGACCTACCGCGCTGGTACTAGCGTCCAGTCCTTAAACTGCATCGGTGCTGGCACAGCGTTGCTGGTCGGTGTTTGTAGTACCCCCCATTGGTTAACGCTGCTCGATGTTCAAGGTCGCCGAAGCTGGCGGCATCATGTGGGCCGGCGCCCGAGCGATCTGTTTCTGATGGCAGATCACGAGGGCACGTTGGAGCGAATTGGCGTGCTCCACGAAGGCGGCTGTTTCAGTTTGTATCGTCGCAGTGACCGCGAGCGCTACCAACATCGGGCAAGCCAGCTGATGCCTACCCATAAAGAACTACAACCCGGGGATAGGTTGCTCGTTGGGCTTGCCCTGGCCCATGGTGACCTCAGTGTGGTGCGAGCAAGTGAGGTCAAGCGCGCGGAAGCACGAAGGCTGCTTCTGGCGCAGGCGGCAAGTTGCAAGCACCTCGAGCTTAGCGAGTACTTTGCCTTGCCGTTGATTCGGTGCGCTGATGTAGCAGCAATGGCACGAGAATTGCACCCAAACCGCACTGACGCTGATGTCGACCTGCTTTGGCGACAGGCATTGGACCTACTGGAAGATTATCCGAAGAGTCGTCAGGGCGAGATGCTTGCTGAGATCTACGCGCTACGTCGTCGCCGAGGACAGGATTTGAATGCGATTGAGCACAGTTTCGAGGAGTTGTCCCAGAGATTCGAATTTAAGACCATTGAAGCTCTTTTTCTGAAAGCCGCCGATGCTGCATTGCAAGCGGCTCAGGCGTGGTGGAATGCCCTGCCTGATATCGATACCGGGTTCAAGCGCCTGCATCACCTACCGCTGGCCGTGGCGCGCCAGCTCCGCATTCTGATTCCAGCGAGCGACCCATTACTTCCTGCCTTGAACTTGCTAACCGAGGCGGCCCAGCACTTAGAGAAGGGGCCTGCCCCGAATCTGTCGCTGGGTCGGCAGATTAGGAATAGCAATGCAGAGCGGTGGACTCGCAAACTGCCAAGGATTGATGCCGCCCAAGACAAGACGCACCCCTACTTACGCACCATGGCCGCGGCCCGGGAACTGCAACCTGAGCAATGGGCGGATGTCGTCGCATTGCTCACGGCCAGTGCACAAAGCCCGGTTGGCAATGGACCCCTTCCCGCTGCACTTCGGGCTCCGGGGATTTGCCAAAGAGGCCCAATTCCAGAAGACAGTGTGCCATTGGCGCAGCAGGAAGCTTGGATCACGTTGCAGCTGGGCCAGCGTTGGCAGCTTCCACGCGACGTCGAGCGCGGTTGGCCTGCCTGGGCTGTAGCGATTGAATCCCTGTTGCGGGTTACCGAAGACCTGTATCGCGAAGGACTGAACATTCAGTTGGGAAGGTTGGTGGCGCGTGCTCGGTTACGACTGAAAGCCCGTGTGCTGCGCTGGACCGGCTGGCAATTGCGCCTGGAGTTGGAGTTCATCCACGACGGCAAATTCGTGTTAGAAAACCCAGAGTTACAACTGCAGTGGTATTTGCCAGGGCTCGAAGATCAAGCCAATTCGTTGGTACTCGACTTCGCCCCAACCCGCGTCGCTCCGAGCGATCCGCCTTGGCGCTGCCGACTAGACTTAACGCCGCCACGGGACACACGTCAGTTGTTTCTTCGCTTGCACTGTTTCTTGAATGGCAAGTTGATTGACGTAAGCGTTTGGCAGGTCGCACTTGATGAGGTAGCTGGCCACGTGGATACCGACCAGCGCAGTCCGTTGCTCAGCCCGCCGTTCGATCTGATGCTGTTGAGACGAATCAGAGATGCGACCCCTGGCGCACACTTGCTAGTGCTGGATGATGTATTGCAACCAAAGGCTGTGTTGGCGTGGCTCAGCGAGCAGACCGGCGCACAAAGCTTCGCATTGGATGCCGCAACCGCAAAGCTTGGCCCCGACCGCCTCTATCCGAAGATGCTGGATCTTGATGCCGTGTTACGCGCGATTGAGGGGCTCGACCCCTTGGATTTCGAGCAGCGCTATTCGGCCGATCACGTGCCACTAGCGAGCGCCCAGGGACTGATGCTCCTGAACTTCTGTGGATTGGCTGAACGCTTGCAGCAGCCGGTTCTGCAACCCCTCCGCGCACAAATACTTGCCTGGTTGCGCCGGATTGCAACCAGTAAGCCGTCCGCGCGCTGGATGATCGTCTTACCTTCGCCTCTGGCACAACAGTGGCACGTGGAGCTGTTGAAGGCAGGTATTGACCTGATCCATCCCGCCCAGTTGCACATCAAGACCTGGACAGACGAGGACTGGCGTGCACTCTCACAAGCTCGACTGTGTACACCTTCTGAGGCAAGACAACAAGTCGCAACTGCAGGTGAAGATCTTCGCTTACTCGGCGCTGGGACCCGGCTCGACGATCTACGCCTGTACTGGGCACGCGCCGAAGTTGCAGCACTTCGACCTGCTGAACTCCTGGCCCTAGTCGCTTTAGCCGAGGCCAAAGTGCGGCTCAGGCTCAACGAGATTCCCTCGGGCGCGATCGCCGCAGAACTGGTCCAAACGGAAGCGCGCAAGCACCAACCTAAAACCCTGGCAACCGTGGGAGAGGTGATGGGAGATCAGCGTCGCCTCCGTCGATTACAAAACGTCAGTCGAGACTTGCTCGTTTTCGGCATGGACCCAGAACAAGACTTGGACGCGCTCAACGCCGAAGCCCGTGCGCTCTTGCAGCTCAGCGGCTTCAATTCGAATATGCTCAATCGCTTGGCAAAGATGGGTCTGCTTCACCAAGTTGGCGGCTTGCATTTGCTACGTCCTGACCTAGCGCAGTTGTTGCAACACTTACGAGCCCAGGGCAAATCGCTGCGTGACTGCGCGCAAGCCTTGGGCGATGAAGATGCCTGGTGGCAAGGCATTGACCTGTCTGCAGTGGCGCATGTTCGCGCCGAGGACTGGTCGCAGTGGCAGCCGGGGGCGAGTGCCAGCCTAAAGCTCGCTCATGCCAGTGGCCGCATCTGGCTTGGAAACACAGAGACAGCAATACTGGTGAGTTGGATTGAGAGCCTGACCGGCGCCGCCCTGAACCATCCCGTTACCGACGGCTACGCATTGCTAGAACAACAAGGACTCCCAAATTCCGCTGGCATTGCGGTCAGCCTACAGCGAGAGACCAAACAATCGGAAAAGGTCACGATCGCGGGGCGCTTATGGCTGGAAGTGCGTATCGGGCCAAACACGCTGCGGCAAACCCGACTGCCCGTGATCGACACCGATCACCTCCGCAGCATCTTGCGAAGCGGCAACCCGCGCCGGGCGTTCTGGGCCTCGCTACGCTCGCAACTCAACTTGCAACTACTGTCGCCATTCGTGCACGTTGGGGCAATGCCGCCCGACAGTCCCCTTTTCGTTGGGCGTCGGCATATTCGGGAAGAAGTGGCGGCCCATTTAACCCGCCGTAGTTTTCTGATTCTTGGCTCGCGACAGGCGGGCAAGACGAGTCTACTGAATCAGTTATGGTTTGAAGCCAGTAGACGGAGTGATGTTTTGCCGGCTTTAATCGACAGCCAAGGCCGAAACCACCCGGAACAACTGCTGGAGCCGCTTAACCGTGAGTTGGCCCGATTCAATCTCACGCCCGCGCCTACGACCGATCAAGCTCTGGATGCGTTTGTTCGGGCGGCCGCCGAAATGGGTCGTATGCCTGTTCTGCTCATCAATGAGATTGACGGGCTGCTGCAAGACTCCCCTGAGTTCTTGCAACAACTCCGCGGTCGTCACGAACATAGTGAAATGCGCTTCATTTTCGTCGGCTATGCACCGGTCCTATGGGCGCTGCAAGCGATACACGGCCCAATGTATCACTTCACGTCCGGCACCGGGGGGCATTTCCTGCTCGGTCCACTGCAACGGGAGGAATCACGACAGTTGTTAGGCTGGCTCATCAAACCGCCGCTCGACTTGGAGTGGCTGGACCAACGCCATCAAGAAGCTGGCGAAACGCTATTGTTGGAAGCCGGTTATGACACGCCTTGGTTGCTACAGGATCTATGTCAAGCCTTGGTCACCCAACTGGTGGCGCGCGGCAGCGGCGTGATCACCTTGGATGATGTGCGCCGTATGCTGGACCAACATCCGCCACTGCTGAACAAGCTGGAATCCGCTGAGCTCAGGAAGGTTCTCGGCGACTCGCGCGCGAATGAGATCCGAGAAACTGGTGTCTGGTGGATCTTGCTTGCACTGGTCAACTCGCACTATCCGAGCGATAGCAATTGGCGTCGGCTGATGCTCATGCAAGCCCCTGAGTTTACTCCCGAGGATGCGCGGGCGAGCTGCCTGCAAGTCATTGAATCCCTCCCGCTGACTGAAGAAGAACGAAGCCAGCTCCGTCAATGGCTAGACCGTGTCGACTTCCGGGAACTACTCAGCGCGTTAACCTTGACTATGATTATATCGGCAGGCCGTCGACTAGACGCGCAGCCCTACTTCTGCTTCGCACAGAACCTTTACCCGATTGAGCTACTGCGCGCAAGTTCTAAGAATCGTACACTGGAAGACCTCCTTCTGGAACGCACCAATAATCTATTGACTCAAATTGACAAGGGGAAGATTCGCCCATGA
- a CDS encoding sensor histidine kinase, whose translation MGWLRKASGFSVAATLLLMGIFGFVVSLTREPETVVVVVARKQARALPPFEYVTDRDRLLGLVFEPLCPPPQGQRPLQIPVPAVAECRSREDHVQIKLRSDANWHGQRLTAETVKALLDDHEVRMAQAVTGTPKLWSKISILSRDELQLQVPSNSKSAHALSFALSEIHLAAEQDGCRIGTGDWSETRCTQEDFSFKKRLLPPALRDSPYVRDVALLEQNQWLRRRRVLVVGLDSEKSELEGQSVLIQPLALALSAEAGQRVHLIRGLEDPEIQALRVKLSAAADWSLLSRRGDRSTWLVARPSLPKQRRLELLSAAGKVLSQPSYFDENSGSPSRSLLPQVYPPMVFSGASNDGSSCPADDAVSSDDFDRMNAVPVLLTHTRWRGLAARLAERSDANLEVVVLDAEKESSRRRAWGYELSIQSPVAQDDSHPSRVFADNLASWFPTDHPLFELAQEVAEDEAQNPAAAVDRLKHLMRCLDSYMVPISNPPTWALVHQDLRGWNAAADWLNPEDVGLRSYEYRNLGWWGIGLMGLGVLLFGLLLRHNAYRARSAANIASFHHDLSSPLASIRAEAEYLRESLSAQASPAPESLQDVADFIDQQTSHVVDLVDNLRTTSSPEGWLFEQDATCELAPVLRAEVEAMQRRAKREGLVLNIQAPQMEVRVALGSSSLRRVLRNLLDNAYKYRGQGIETVSIRIQTALKAKELVIDIEDDGQGFDDFPTSQHFVPRQRGGRAREHQLPGQGLGLSSAQRLLHAAGGRVEVNHCSKPTRVRLRLPVADRSET comes from the coding sequence TTGGGCTGGCTAAGAAAGGCTTCAGGTTTTTCCGTTGCGGCGACGCTGCTGCTGATGGGTATCTTTGGTTTCGTTGTTAGCCTGACTCGTGAGCCGGAGACCGTCGTTGTCGTAGTTGCGCGCAAGCAGGCTCGTGCACTGCCGCCTTTCGAGTACGTTACCGACCGTGATCGCCTGCTCGGTTTGGTGTTCGAGCCGCTGTGTCCACCACCCCAAGGGCAGCGGCCCCTTCAGATACCTGTCCCGGCGGTGGCCGAGTGCAGGTCGCGTGAAGACCATGTGCAGATTAAATTGCGATCTGATGCCAACTGGCATGGGCAGCGGCTGACCGCGGAAACGGTGAAGGCACTATTGGATGATCATGAAGTGCGCATGGCTCAGGCAGTCACTGGGACGCCGAAGCTTTGGAGTAAGATCTCGATCTTAAGCAGAGATGAACTGCAATTGCAGGTTCCGAGTAACTCCAAGAGCGCGCATGCTTTGAGCTTTGCGCTTTCAGAAATTCACTTGGCTGCCGAGCAAGACGGATGCCGCATCGGTACTGGGGATTGGTCTGAAACCCGCTGCACTCAGGAGGACTTTAGTTTTAAGAAGAGGCTATTGCCGCCAGCGTTGCGCGACAGTCCGTATGTCCGGGATGTCGCACTGTTGGAGCAAAATCAATGGCTGCGCCGGCGCCGGGTGCTGGTGGTTGGTTTGGACTCCGAAAAGAGCGAGTTAGAGGGGCAATCTGTGTTGATCCAGCCGTTAGCCCTGGCTCTAAGTGCCGAAGCGGGTCAACGGGTTCACTTGATCCGTGGTCTCGAAGACCCGGAGATTCAAGCACTTCGGGTGAAGTTATCGGCAGCAGCGGATTGGTCGTTGCTTAGCCGGCGGGGAGATCGCAGTACTTGGCTGGTTGCGCGTCCAAGCTTACCGAAACAGCGACGCTTGGAGCTTCTGAGTGCGGCTGGGAAAGTCCTGAGCCAGCCTTCATACTTTGACGAGAACAGTGGCTCTCCATCGCGCTCCCTGCTACCGCAAGTGTACCCACCGATGGTCTTCTCGGGGGCCTCCAACGACGGGTCAAGCTGCCCCGCCGACGATGCAGTGTCTTCGGACGACTTCGACCGCATGAACGCAGTTCCGGTGCTTTTGACGCACACGCGATGGCGCGGGCTCGCTGCAAGGCTGGCCGAAAGAAGTGACGCCAATCTGGAAGTCGTGGTCCTCGACGCCGAGAAGGAGTCGAGTCGTCGCCGAGCCTGGGGCTATGAACTCTCGATCCAATCGCCCGTGGCCCAGGATGACAGCCACCCGTCGCGTGTGTTTGCCGATAATTTGGCCTCTTGGTTCCCGACAGATCATCCGTTGTTCGAGTTGGCGCAAGAGGTTGCTGAGGATGAAGCGCAGAATCCTGCAGCCGCTGTGGACCGCCTGAAGCATTTGATGCGATGTCTCGATAGCTACATGGTGCCGATCAGCAATCCGCCAACCTGGGCTCTGGTTCATCAGGACTTGCGCGGTTGGAACGCAGCTGCCGATTGGTTGAACCCAGAGGACGTGGGCTTGCGGAGCTATGAGTATCGCAACTTGGGTTGGTGGGGAATAGGCTTGATGGGTCTCGGCGTATTGCTGTTCGGTCTGCTGCTTCGTCATAATGCATATCGCGCGCGGAGTGCGGCAAACATTGCAAGCTTTCATCATGACCTTTCCTCACCTCTGGCGAGTATTCGCGCCGAGGCTGAGTACCTGCGTGAAAGTTTGTCGGCGCAGGCGTCGCCAGCACCAGAAAGCCTTCAGGATGTTGCCGACTTTATCGATCAACAGACCAGCCATGTCGTCGATTTGGTGGATAACTTACGAACCACTAGTAGCCCCGAAGGTTGGCTCTTCGAGCAGGACGCGACTTGTGAGCTGGCGCCTGTTTTGCGAGCTGAGGTAGAGGCAATGCAGCGTCGCGCAAAACGGGAAGGGCTAGTTCTGAACATCCAGGCGCCACAGATGGAAGTTCGAGTTGCGCTGGGTTCCAGCAGTCTCCGGCGTGTGCTGAGAAATTTGCTGGACAATGCCTACAAATATCGGGGCCAAGGGATTGAAACAGTTAGTATTCGTATCCAAACGGCTCTCAAGGCCAAGGAACTTGTGATCGATATTGAGGACGACGGTCAGGGCTTTGACGATTTTCCGACAAGTCAGCATTTTGTGCCGCGCCAGCGGGGGGGGCGCGCCAGGGAACATCAGTTGCCTGGTCAAGGGTTGGGATTGAGCAGTGCGCAACGTTTGCTCCACGCAGCGGGTGGTAGAGTTGAGGTCAATCATTGCAGCAAGCCCACCCGAGTTAGATTGCGCTTGCCGGTGGCTGACAGGAGCGAAACATGA
- a CDS encoding response regulator: MNRPIILFVDDEDRNTVRYREQLLSLGQVAHLNSADKALGYFGDDEKLKHLSLVVLDLAMYTGQSMSEKDTGYGRITGEALRKTLRRRWRGPVIVLSNSPDEVIRRMVEDDGDVFRRKPLTTPIELRELAEACLAANRP; this comes from the coding sequence ATGAACAGACCGATCATCCTGTTTGTGGACGACGAAGACCGCAATACGGTGAGATACCGAGAGCAGCTTCTAAGCCTGGGTCAGGTGGCGCATCTGAATAGCGCCGACAAGGCATTGGGCTACTTCGGCGACGACGAGAAACTGAAGCATTTGTCGCTCGTGGTGTTGGATCTCGCCATGTACACCGGTCAGTCCATGTCCGAGAAGGACACGGGCTACGGCCGCATTACTGGCGAGGCGCTCCGCAAGACTTTGCGCCGGCGGTGGCGTGGGCCCGTGATCGTATTGAGCAACTCACCCGATGAGGTCATTCGGCGCATGGTTGAAGATGACGGCGACGTTTTTCGACGCAAACCGCTGACGACTCCGATCGAACTGCGCGAGCTTGCAGAGGCGTGTCTGGCAGCAAACCGACCGTAA